The Terriglobales bacterium genomic sequence CTATCGCTTCAGCAATAGCCTCACCCTGAACCTGGGCGTGCGCTACGATCTCGCCACGGTGAAGCAGCCGACCGTGCAGAATCCTGCAGCTTTCGCCGCCGGTCTCGACACGAGCAAGATTCCAAACGATACCAACAATATCGCTCCGCGTGTCGGCCTCGCATGGCAGCCACAGACGAGCAGGCCGATGGTCGTGCGCGCGGGGTATGGCATCTTCTACGCCAACACGCCGTCGATCATGTATGGCACCGCTCTTTCGAACAACGGCATCAACGTGCAGACGTTGACGTTCAGCGCCGGCGCTACCGCACCACTGCCTGTTTCGTATCCCAACACGCTATGCGGAGCTCCGCAGGCATCCTCCGGATGCGCTGTTCCCGCGGGAGCGACCATCCAGAAACCGACCATTCTGCTGTTTGCGAATGATTACCAGCAGCCCTACGTCCAGCAGTACAACCTCTCGGTCGAGCGCGAAATCGCGCACGACACTTCAGTGACATTGGCCTACACCGGGGTGCATGGCTCGCATATTCAGCGGACGCGCGATATCAACCTCGCTCCTACGCAGACGCCAATTACTGCAACCGTCGGCACGACCGGCCAGACCTTCACCTACAACAAGTTCACAGCGGCGCGACCGAATGCGAACTTCGCTCGCATCTTCGAGTTCGAGAGCAATTCCAACTCGAACTACAACGGCCTGTCGCTTGAGTTGAATAAGCGCTTCGCCCGCGACTTCCAGGTACTCACCTCCTACACCTGGAGCCACGTGATCGACGATCGTCCGGATGCAACCGCTGTTGTCCCCGGAACCGACGATGGCAAGATGGTCTACGATCCGCTGCACATCGCGCTCGATCGCGCCTCCGGCGACGACGATGTGCGCAACCGTTTCATCTTCAGCGGTGTGTGGCAGCTCGACAACTACACCCGTAACTTCAGCCGTACGGCCCGCACCGTCCTGGGCGGCTGGGAACTCGCAGGCGTATTCACAGCACAGAGTGGCCAACCGTACACCGCCGTTGTGACCAGCGATCTAAACAACGATGGCAATAACCGCAACGAACGCGCTCCGGGAACTTCGCGCAATCAGTTCCGGCTGCCGTCGCTCTACTCGGTGGATCCACGCATCACCAAGAATTTTCCGATCACCGAGCGCGCTAAAGTGCAGCTCATTGCTGAAGCGTTCAATCTGTTCAACCACCAGAACATTACGCAGGTGAAGAACACGCTCTACAACACTGCAGCAAACTGCACGGCGGCAGGATCCACGACTTGCACCCTGAGCCCGAACAGCGCAGGCGTGAACGCCTTCGGCCTGGCGTCGGCAGCGAGTTTCGGCAACAACTTCTCGAACGTAGGCCGCGTCCTGCAATTGGCCGCGAAGATCTCGTTCTAAGAAGGATGAAAATGTGGAGGCGCAGCGTGCTGCGTCTCTCCGCAAGACACACGGCAGCCAGAAATGGCTGCCGTTTTTGTTTTTCATTACCTTCACTTTCAGAAATCAATTTTTAGATTTGTCATCCTGAGGCCCTCTTTTGGCCGAAGGACCTCCCGCGATGCTTACGACTTTAATTGCGGCTTGTGCGGCTTTTTCTCGATGCATTAGAATTTCCCGCCGCAAACATCTCTACTCGGTCTACATCGTGGCAAGCCGCTCGGGTGTGCTCTACACGGGAATCACGAGCGATCTTGAGCATCGGGTGTGGCAACACAAGAACGGGACCTTTGAAGGCTTCACTAAGAAGTACAAGTGCAATCGGCTGGTGTGTTTCGAACGATACGACCAAGTGCAAACCGCGATTGGACGAGAAAAGCAAATTAAGGGTTGGACAAGAGCGAAGAAGATTACCCTGATCGAATCAATGAACCCGCGCTGGCAAGACCTGAGCGAGCATTGGGGATGGAGGTTTCTGGTGAATGGGCAATCGATGAAAGAGGTCGACGAAGCAGACGCTCGAAAGATAAAGCTCCAGATCGGTTCGTCGCCAAAAGCCACAGGCAGCAATTGAGTCCTAAGCATCGCGGGAGGTTCTTCGGCCAAAAGAAGGCCTCAGAATGACAAATCTAAGAGAATGGCACAGACGCAGCATGCTGCGTCTCTACTTCAGACCCGCTTCCTTCGCCTTACCCAGCAAGTCATCCAATTGCTGAAAGGCTTCGATCGCCGCTTCCCCAGCCTGTTTAGTCGGCGGCGCATCCGCGCTCTCGACGACACCAAGTAAGTGTGAAAGGTTTGCAGTCACTCGTCGGAGCGTAACGGCAGTTGGCGCTGGCCCACCCTCTTCATCCTCCTCGCCGCGAGCGGCTCCAGCAATACTCACGAGCTTGCGATCCAATTCGGGATTTGGCTGCTGCTTCAATTGCGCGCGGTGCTCGTCGATTTGGCGAATCGTTTGTCCCGCTTGTTTCAGTCCGTCATAGATCCGTTTGGCCAAAGCGAACTGCTGAGTGTAATCCTGAGCGGTGGCTTTCACGCGTGGATCAGGACCAACTTCCAGAGGCTGCTCATAGCTCTTTCCATCAACGGTAAGGCGAATTCGATAGGATCCTGGAACCACCAAGGGTCCTTGTGGCTGCGGTTCCGTTTGCTTGTTGGCAACAGCCATCGCATACCCGCCGCCGGCTGCGGGGGGCGCGTACCGCAGATCCCAAACGAATCGATGCATGCCGGTTTCCGCAGAAGGTATCTCTGGCTTGGGCAGCCAGTAATTGGGAAATGGAGGCGGCGTACGCGGGGTGCGTGGCTTGTCGCTGCTCGAATAACGGCGCACTACCTGACCCGATTGATCGAGAACTTCGATCACGACCTCTTGCGCGTTCGCTGAAGCGAGATGGTAGTAAACGACTGCTCCCGACGGTGGATTGTCGCCCTGCGGCTCTTCCAGTGGCAGAGGCGTGTCATTGTTCACGCTGCGACGAACTCTGAAGGTGGAAGCTGGCTTAAAGAGGTAAGCAGCATTGCCTGCGAGCTTCGGCGTAAGTTCGCGCAGAGGAGAGATATCGTCGAGCACCCAGAAAGACCTTCCGTGCGTAGCGACGATGACGTCGTTGTTTTTGATGACCAGGTCATGAATGGGCGTATTCGGAAGATTCAGTTGCAGCGAGTTCCAGTGCGCCCCGTCGTCTGTTGAAAAATACACGCCGAACTCCGTCCCGGCGACGAGCAAGCCCTTGATGATCCGATCCTCACGGACTGCGCGAGCGAACGCGTTCTGCGCAATGCCATCAACGATCTTCGTCCAGGTCGTTCCATAGTCGTGTGTGCGATAGATCCATGGATTCATATCGTCGAGCCGGTGACGATCCACTGCCGCGTACGCCGTTCCAGCGTCAAAGTGTCCCGCATCGATCAGGCTGATCTTGCTCCAGTCGCTCAGTCCCGGTGGAGTCACGTTGTTCCAGGTCTTGCCGCCATCGCGCGTCAGGTGGATCATGCCGGTGTCGCTGCCAGTCCAGATCACGTTGTTGTCGAGAGGTGACGGCGCGATGGTGTAGATCGCACCGTAGCCGCGCGCCTTCGCGTTCTGAATTGTCGGCGATCCGGCTTGCTGAGTCTTTGGATCGGCTCCAGTGAGGTCCGGGCTTATCTGCTGCCAGCTCATGCCGCGATCCGTGGAGCGCAAGAGATACTGAGCGCCGAAGTAGAGCGTGTTCGAATCACGCGGCGACATCACGATCGGCGACGTCCAGGTGGCACGCAGCTTGCGCTGAAAAATCTCTGTGCCGAAGGCCTGCACCGGCTGTGGCGAGACGTCCTGCGCGTGTCCGGTGAGCCGGTCGAAGCGCATCACTGGCCCATAGGGATCGCCACCGTAGACGGTGCTTCCATCCGGCGCGGGTGCGATGTAGCCGCTCTCGCCTGCGCCAATCGAGTACCAATTGCGGAAAGTGATCGTTCCATAGTCGCTGCGGCTGGCGATCGAAACCGTGCCGCTATCCTGTTGCGAGCCATAGACGTGATACGGAAACTCGTTGTCGGTAATTACATGATAGAACTGCGCCGTCGGCTGGTTGTACCAGGAACTCCAGCTCTTACCCCCATCAACGCTGATGATCGCCCCCTGGTCGCTGCCGGTAATCATGCGCTGCGGATTCGTGGGATCGATCCAGAGCGCGTGGTAGTCGTCACCTCCGGGCGCGCCCTTAATCGCCTCCCAGCTCTTACCGGCATCCTGGCTGCGGTAGAGGGAGACGTTAGGCAGATAAATAACATCGGGATTCTTTGGATCCACCGCGACTTCGCCGAAGTACCAGAGCCGTCCGAGTATACGCGAGTCAGTACCAATTCGGGACCAATTAGCGCCGCCGTCATCTGAGCGGTAGAAGCCTGCCTGCTTCGTGTCCTTGTGGTCGATCAGCGTATAAAGACGCTTGCCCTGAGTACCTGCGGCAACGCGGATGCCAATGCGTCCCCAGTCTCCCGTCGGCAAGCCTGTGCCGCTCAGCCTGGTCCACGTATCCCCTGCATCGGTCGATTTGTAGATCGCCCCATCGCCATTGTCGGGCGGATACTGACTCCACGGTGGACGCTGTACATGCCACATGGCTGCATATAAGGTCCGCGAATCGTCAGGATCCGCCGCGAGATCGATCGCGCCCCGGTTGTTGTCGATGAAGAGGACCTTCCTCCACGTTTTCCCGCCGTCGATTGACTTAAAGACGCCTCGTTCCGGATTGGGACCATAAGCGTGGCCTAGTGCGGCGACCAGCACTACATTTGGATCATGGGGATCGACCACGATGCGCGCGATCTGGCGCGTATCGTCGAGGCCTATGTGCTGCCATGTCGCGCCGGCATCGGTGCTCTTGTACATCCCATTGCCGGTCGAGAGGTCAGATCGCAAATCCGGCTCGCCGGTGCCGACGTAGATCGTGTTCGCATCCGACGGCGCAAGCGTGATCGCTCCGATCGAGGCTACGTTCTGCGAGTCGAAGATGGGATTCCAGGTGATGCCACCGTTGGTCGTCTTCCAGACTCCGCCGCCTACTCCGCCGAAGTAGTAGACGTTCGGGTTACCGGGGATACCGGCGACCGAAACGGTGCGTCCACCACGAAACGGGCCTACCAGCCGCCAGCGCAGTCCCTGGTAGAGCTTGGGATCGAGCTGCTGGGCGTTTGTGATTGAAATCAGGAAGCTAACAACAAGGAAGGAGGCAAGAAACCGAGCGCGGATCGACACGCGCGAAATTGTACAGGATGACTCTTACAGTTCCCGAGGGTGCTGGGGCTTAATGTCTTCCTATGAAAACCCCCGGAACGGCGAACACGAAGGTCACGAAGGAAACACCGAAGGTCACAATGCTTTTCCGTGACCTCTGGTTTTGCCTTCGTGCCCTTCGTGTTCGCCGTTCCGGGGGTTTCAAACCCAGCACCAAGCCTAGGTCGCCCGTTGCGTTCCGCGCATCTCGTCAAGCGTTACGTTCAACGTGAGCTTCTGCTTCCCCCGATACACGGTTATCTTCACAACATCTCCCGAGTGGTGATTGTCGAGCACGTTGGCGATGTCTTGTGGCGTCTCGATGTCCTGATCGTCGATCTGCACGATCAGATCTCCGCCGATATAAATCGGAGTGTTCCCGAGATACGCCCGTTCGCGTCCGCCTTTCATCCCTGCTCGGTCAGCAGCGCCTCCGGGCACTACCTGTTGCACGAGTACGCCGGCATCGGCGGCGAGTCCCATTTGATCGGCGAGTTCGGGGCCGATAGGAAGTAATCCAGCGATTCCCAAACTGGGACGGCGCACGCGGCCAAACTGCACGAGATCGTTGAGCACGGCCTTCGCTGAGTTGATGGGGATGGCGAAGCCCACGCCGGCGCTCTGCTCCACGCCGCCGGTCAAGATCATGCTATTGATGCCGATGACTTCGCCGCGCGAGTTCAGCAACGGGCCGCCGGAGTTGCCGGGATTAATAGCGGCATCGGTCTGAATGGCCTGGTCGATAGCGGCTCCCTCCGGCCCACGCACGGAACGGATGGAGCTGATGATGCCGCGAGTCATGGTACCGCTCAGTCCAAAGGGATTTCCGATGGCATACACCTTTTGCCCAACTTCAAGGATCTTGGAGTCGCCTAGGGTCGCCGATGCCAGGCTCTTTGCTGGAATTTGAATCACTGCCAGATCTTTCTGACGATCTGCCCCGATTACCTCGGCGCGATACTTTTTCTTGTTCCAAAGCGTGACCTCTACCTGGCGCGCTCCGGCAATTACGTGATTATTGGTGAGGATATGACCGTCCGAGTCGATAATGAATCCCGACCCTTGTCCCTGTTGCGGCACGGCTCCGTAGAAGAAGTCGAAGGCGACTGCGGTGGAAGTAATGTTTACGACAGTGGGAATCACCCTGCGATACACGCTGATGTTGTTCTGCTCTTCGGCATCGAAGTTTGGGGGCGCGGCTGCTTCGGTGATTTCAATTTTGGCAGGACGCGTTACCCAACTCTTATCCACCGGCAGGTGAAACCCGCCGCCATGAGTGGTGAGCAAGTAGAAGCCAAGCACTAGAAAAACCGAGAAAATCAGGGGACGTAACGTTCTCATGAGAACCTCAGTAACAACTCAACAAGGCTTGCGGACCAGATATCTGGAATCCCGTGCCAAGACTTTAAGATTGTCATTCTGAGGCCTTGGCCGAAGAATCTCCCGCGATGCGTCGGGCTTAGTCGCTGCGTACCGGCTCTCTCACGAAAATCCTTGCCAGAAAGCCGGGACGGAGCAAGTAAGTCTGAAACATCGCGGAAGATCCTTCGGCCAAAACAGGGCCTCAGGATGACAGTTTTATTCAGAATCCGAACAAGAACTCATGCAATAGTCTACGCGGGCGAGTGAAGCCTTCTCGCAGCCGCGAGCTGTTGAAGCTCCTTATGAATCTTGCTGACTTGGCGCTCCGTCTGCGAAATTTCGCCAGAATTATCGACTACATAATCAGCCGCGGCAATTTTTTCCTGCTCGGAGAGTTGCGCGCCGATACGCCGTTCGGCTTCAGATAAGACTTTGGCGCGGCTAGATTCATCATCCAAGTTGCCAGTTAGAGTGCGCTTCGCGAACCGCTCCAATTTTTGCTGCGGCTGACTGGTGACTACCACGAGCTTATCGAAATACTTTCCTAAACCGGCTTCAAGGATCAGTGCAGCCTCGAACACGAGCACCCCGCGAGGATCGAACTCTGACATCTCGTCGATCCAGCTTTCCAGTCGCGCTCCTACGGCCGGATGCACAATTCGATTCAATTCTTCGATTCTGCCGGTGCCAAAGGCAATCTCCGCGAGCTTTGCGCGGTTGATGCGTTTGTCAGGATTGACGATCGATTCGCCGAAATGTCTGATGATCTCGTCGTAGACCGGCTGGCCAGGCTCCATGAGTTCGTGGCCAACTTTGTCGGCATAGAGAACGTATGCGCCCCGCGAGGCAAACATCTGGGCAACTGTAGTTTTGCCGCTCGCCAGTCCGCCGGTGAGTCCGACGCGCAAGCTCATTGCACCGGCAATCCGCGGCGCAGCCGCGCAGCCTTCACGGTATTGGACATCAGCATCGCGATGGTCAGGGGGCCAACTCCGCCGGGTACTGGGGTAATAGCTCCAGCAATTTCGGCGACGCGCGGGTGGACGTCGCCAACCAGCGTCGATCCTTTCTTCGCGAACTCTTCCAGACGCTTGGGATCGTCGCCGAAGTATTCGCATACCTTGTTTTTGTCCATCACGCGGTTGATTCCGACGTCGATCACCGTCGCGCCCGGCTTGACCATGTCTGGAGTCACCATTGCAGGTTTGCCGATCGCTGCCACAAGAATGTCGGCTTGCCGAGTGTGGGCTGCGAGGTCGACAGTGCGGCTGTGGCAGACCATCACCGTGGCATTGTTGTTAATCAGCATCATGGCGACCGGTTTGCCCACGATGTCACTGCGGCCTAACACGATGGCATCACGTCCCGAGATCTCGATCTTGCTGCGCTTGAGGATTTCAATCACTCCTGCTGGAGTGCATGGACTTAGACCGGGGCGCTGTGTGGAGAGATACCCGACGTTCACGGGATGAAAGCCATCCACATCCTTTTCCGGCGAGACTGCCAGCAGCACGCGCTTTGAATCCACCTGTGGCGGCAGGGGAAGCTGGACCAGGATACCGTCGATGTCGTCCCGCCGATTCAAATCGTCCACGAGCTCAAGCATTTCATCAGTTGTGACGGAATCCGGCGGTGTTAGCTTGTCGCTGTAAATCCCGAGCTGTTCGCATGCGCGCACCTTATTGCGGACGTAGATCTCAGAGGCGGGGTCGTTGCCGGCCAGAACCGCGGCCAGCCCAGGCCGAATTCCATGGGCGGCCAGTTCCTTCACCTGGACCGCTACTTCCTCTTTAATTTGTGCAGCGATCTTAGTGCCGTCGAGGATAGTAGCCAGGGCGTGCGAAGTCTGCATGGGCATGAAAGATCAGTTTAAACGAGTTAGAACCCGGACTTCTGTTTCATGGGCTTTGACAGGAGACGAGTCTGGCCAGTCGGAAAAAGAGCCAGCACACAGTGAGGGACAGTGACAGAAAAAATTCATTGCTAATTCACTGTTATTCACTGTTCCTAGAAGGTGGATTTCCGGATTTTGGGCAGAAACCTATAACTTTCACGTCGAATTCAAAAAATTCACTGTTATTTTCACTGTTCTGCGCGATTTTCTAACAGGCCAGTTAGGGAGTTTCAGCCTTGTTTTGCCTTGTCGATGAGCATGACCGGTATGTCGTCGACGATCGGGTAAACGCGGCCACACGCGGCGCATCGGAGGCCGTCTTGTTTTTCTGTCAGCTTGACGGGTTCTTTGCAGGCGGGGCAGACGAGGATATCCAGCAATTGCTGTGAGACGGGCATAGTTGAATTCTAACGGACCGACGATCTACGGCTTACTCCAGCTCTTTCCACCATCCCCAGTGTTCCAGGTGCCGTCGGTGGTGACGACGGTGAGACTGTTTAACCCGGCGAGGTTCACTCGCTCAATCGATCCTTGCCAAGGACCGTCGATGGTGCTCCAAGTCTCCCCGGCGTCTGAGCTGTGAAAAAGCAGCGAATGCGGGTGTACGCTCTTTGGGCTCGGCGGTGACTGTGAGCCTCCGGCCCAGACTTCGATTCCCTCGGCTGCGACTGCACGTATGATCGCGCCACGCACCGGCTCTACGATGGTCAGAGTGCCATCGACCGCGCGCCGTTGGAGCTTTCCGGCTGCAGAGATTGTCCAGTGAACGAATGCAAACATCCCATAAGCTCGCCTTGCTTTCGCAGTAGAACCGCTGGCGGCCAACACATTCATGCCTTTCGCAGGCGGGGATTGCATTTCTACGGGAGAGGCTTGGGCTTCGACTAGAGCTGTTCCAACTAGGGCTTCCGAAACATTGCCAGCACGAACCAACGGCTTCTGCTTGGCTCCAGCCACGTTGTTGTGGCTGTCCGAGGATGTTGCCTCCGCACTCACGGAGGCGTTGCGCGATAAAGGTGCTGCCGGAGCGGGGACGAGATCAGCCTCCGCAGCTCGCGCGTCCGCGAAGCCAGGTTGAGCCTCCGGTGCGGACGGGAGAGTCTTGGCGCGAAGCTCGTATTTATCCTTCTCTTTGTTGTCTGACGCAAAAGGCTGGGTTGAAGCTATGGCCGCAATGATTCCGCCTGTTCCGGCCTGCTTCTTTGCGAGAACCCGATCGCGCCTCATTTCCGCATTTCGTGACACCGGCTTGGCTGGCTCATTAAGCGGCGTAGGTGCTTCAGACTTGCCTAGAGGGGATTGCAGCCTGTCGGACTTCATGTTTTCGTCCGCCTGAGTTGCTGTGCTACTTGCGGCAGGATTCGCTTTCTCCTGAGGAACGCTGAAGGTCGCAAGTTGCTGCCGGGGTTCATGCTCGTAAGCGATCATTCCGACACCAACAGCCACGGCCAATGCCGCCGCCAACGACGCCCACCGCATGGCGGCTGGAAATTGCAACAGGCGACTAAACGAATAGGTGGGCGCTTGGGCAGCGGCCATTCCGGCTTCAGGCGTTGCCAGCGTAACAGCTTCGCGACACTCAGGACAGACGGAGAGGTGCGCCAACACAGTCTCGCGCTGGCTGCCAGTCAGTCCACGCTCGACGAAGGCCACGAGAGTGTCCGACGAGGGATGGGCTGCTTGCACCGACTGCGTGGCTTCAAGCCGTTGTTTCAGGATGTTGCTAAAGCGATCCAAACTGCCTCAATTCTGATCGTTGATAGTGGAACGTCCAAACCCGCCCTTCTTGCACTGCCAGAACTGGAATTTACGGGCTGTTCTCTGCTGGTGGCCGCAGACGCGCCGCGACATCCAACTCCAAATCGCGGACGTCCGTCTCCAAGGCCTCATCCGCCTGGCGACGGCTCATCCCGCGCCGTTCGAGTCCCTTGCGAATCCGCCTACGGACTTCGGCAAGCAGCTTCTCCATTTTCCTGCTGATTGTGGACTCGTGCACGCCCAAGGTTCGCCCAATCTCGGCCAAGCGTCGTCCATCGAGAAAATACGACGAGAACAGGAAACGCTCCTCAGCCGAAAGGGCCGCGAGCACTTCGTCAGTAGCGTCCTTTAGCCGCGAATCCATCGGGGCTATGCTCTCAGCGGGAGCCGCCGGAAATTGCCTTCCGTGCTCCTCCTCTTCCTCTTCTATACTCACCAGACGCTTCCCTGTACGGATCTGATTTATGTAGCTCTGCGCGAGCACCATGCGCAGCCATCCGGCAAGCGAGCCCCGGCCTGAGTAGAGCGCCAGCTTCGAGCGGCGATCCTCTGCCGGACCCAGACCATATAGCTCAGCATAGAGGGAATCGGCTAACTCGCGTCCAGTGGCCTCGTTACGGGTGATGCTGCGTGCCGACTGATAAATCGATTCGCGGTACCGTGTAAGGAACACGTCCCAGGCGTGCTGATTTCCCGCGGCGCAACCATGTGCCAGCGCAAGTTCGTCCAGTTTGAGCGCCAAAAGAAAAACACCGATGCGCTGTGCGCTTGAGCCGCTTACACCGTCGGTCCGGCTCACCACGTTCTCGAGAACCAGCACAAACTGTTTAAGGGATAGTCCATACGCCGATCCGCCGCTGCGCTCAAACAGGTCTGCCGCCAGACGTGCCTCAATTGGCGCTGGCGTAGCGGCTTCGGCGCGGCTGGATTGGACTACAGGCATGATTTAGGAAGACTTGCGACCAACGCGGATGGTAGCAAATTTCTTTGCAAGCCGCCGATGAATCGGCGTTCTTCTCTCACCAGCGGGCAGAGCTTATCCCCTCAAGCACCTGCTCGCAGCCGGAGGAGAGCTATGTCCCGGTTTAAATTTTCCCGATTTGGACTCGGCGTCCTTGTCGTAACGCTCGCTTGCTCATCGCTGATATGGGGCGGCATGGCAAGTCCAGGTTACAAAGTCTTAAACCCGATTTCTCACGGAAATCTCACAATTTTTCCTGTCGTAACTTCAACCACCCACGACACTAGCGGCTTTATCACTCTCGATGAGGGAATCCGGTCAGGAGAGGTCGTCGTGACCGAAGCCGGCAGCACCGGCGGGCTCATTCGCGGTCCCCATCGCCGGATACCCGTCTCCAGTGCGCGCGTAAACAGCCTTGTGCTCGTGAACAACTCGAAGCGCCCACTCATCTTGCTGGCAGGAGAGATCGTTACCGGTGGCAAGCAGGACCGCGTGGTCGCGAAGGATCGCGTGATTCCTGCAGAGAGTGATCCCGTGGATTTAGGTGTCTTCTGCGTCGAGCCTGGACGCTGGACGGAAACGTCAGTTCAGTTTTCCACGATGAAGTCGCAAATGGCGCAGCCCAGCGTGCGTAGCAAAGCTATGGTCGCGAAGGATCAGCAGCAGGTGTGGAACTCCGTTGGAGAAGCGAACGCTGGAGTTATGGGCGCTCTCACGCGAAGCGAAGCAGGCACGCCCGGCCCACCGCCTCCACCTCCCTCCTCGTACGCAAAAACCTTTGACGACGAGAGGGTGCGGAAAGCCATTGCCGATCAAGCTGCTCCAGTCGAGCAATCGTACAGCTCTTCGATACGCCAATTGCGTGATCAGCACGCGGTCGGAGTAGTTGTAGCTGTTGGCGGAAGGATCATTTGGGCCGACCTCTTTGCCAGCACTGCTCTACTCGAGAAGTACTGGCCGAAACTGGTCCGCTCTTATGCCGCTGAAGCAATCACGACGCAACGCGGCCCGCAGACGGTAAGCGTTGCTGAAGCCCAGCAATTCCTCGATCGCACTGAAGGCAATCGCCAGGTGATCGAAAGTGAGCCTGGAATCTATCGGCAATCGGAGACGATTGCCTCGAATTTCAAACTATTCACGCTGGCGTCATTGCTTCCAGGCACCGGCTTTGATCTTCATATCAGCAAAATTGCCGACGCGAACGCATATGCTCCCGAAATGGGAAAGCTGCAGTAGGTGAAGAAGAGCTGGGGACCGGTTACAGGGAACAGGGAATAGGAAGGGAGGACGTGGAGGAAATCTCTTCCGTCGATACGCTGAGCGCCGCTTTGATGTGCTCTCTTCGAGACGTTAAGCGTGACGAAATGTTCCCTGTCCCCTGTAACGAGTCCCATTGCTCCCGGCGTGGTGAAACCGAGTTGCCTCTGCTTACGTACAGTAAATATGCGGGTCTAAAGAGGTAGCGGGACGAAAGTAACAGAGGCGGGCAACCTTGGTCATAGCACTGGAGATACTTACTTTCGTGACCGGCTAAAAACGAATCTGCAACAAATGTCAAGGCAAGTGAGTCTAATGTTTCAGGTAGCAAGTAGGGTCGGAGGTGACC encodes the following:
- a CDS encoding GIY-YIG nuclease family protein, which encodes MLTTLIAACAAFSRCIRISRRKHLYSVYIVASRSGVLYTGITSDLEHRVWQHKNGTFEGFTKKYKCNRLVCFERYDQVQTAIGREKQIKGWTRAKKITLIESMNPRWQDLSEHWGWRFLVNGQSMKEVDEADARKIKLQIGSSPKATGSN
- a CDS encoding trypsin-like peptidase domain-containing protein translates to MRTLRPLIFSVFLVLGFYLLTTHGGGFHLPVDKSWVTRPAKIEITEAAAPPNFDAEEQNNISVYRRVIPTVVNITSTAVAFDFFYGAVPQQGQGSGFIIDSDGHILTNNHVIAGARQVEVTLWNKKKYRAEVIGADRQKDLAVIQIPAKSLASATLGDSKILEVGQKVYAIGNPFGLSGTMTRGIISSIRSVRGPEGAAIDQAIQTDAAINPGNSGGPLLNSRGEVIGINSMILTGGVEQSAGVGFAIPINSAKAVLNDLVQFGRVRRPSLGIAGLLPIGPELADQMGLAADAGVLVQQVVPGGAADRAGMKGGRERAYLGNTPIYIGGDLIVQIDDQDIETPQDIANVLDNHHSGDVVKITVYRGKQKLTLNVTLDEMRGTQRAT
- the coaE gene encoding dephospho-CoA kinase (Dephospho-CoA kinase (CoaE) performs the final step in coenzyme A biosynthesis.) — protein: MSLRVGLTGGLASGKTTVAQMFASRGAYVLYADKVGHELMEPGQPVYDEIIRHFGESIVNPDKRINRAKLAEIAFGTGRIEELNRIVHPAVGARLESWIDEMSEFDPRGVLVFEAALILEAGLGKYFDKLVVVTSQPQQKLERFAKRTLTGNLDDESSRAKVLSEAERRIGAQLSEQEKIAAADYVVDNSGEISQTERQVSKIHKELQQLAAARRLHSPA
- a CDS encoding bifunctional 5,10-methylenetetrahydrofolate dehydrogenase/5,10-methenyltetrahydrofolate cyclohydrolase, which produces MPMQTSHALATILDGTKIAAQIKEEVAVQVKELAAHGIRPGLAAVLAGNDPASEIYVRNKVRACEQLGIYSDKLTPPDSVTTDEMLELVDDLNRRDDIDGILVQLPLPPQVDSKRVLLAVSPEKDVDGFHPVNVGYLSTQRPGLSPCTPAGVIEILKRSKIEISGRDAIVLGRSDIVGKPVAMMLINNNATVMVCHSRTVDLAAHTRQADILVAAIGKPAMVTPDMVKPGATVIDVGINRVMDKNKVCEYFGDDPKRLEEFAKKGSTLVGDVHPRVAEIAGAITPVPGGVGPLTIAMLMSNTVKAARLRRGLPVQ
- a CDS encoding zf-HC2 domain-containing protein encodes the protein MDRFSNILKQRLEATQSVQAAHPSSDTLVAFVERGLTGSQRETVLAHLSVCPECREAVTLATPEAGMAAAQAPTYSFSRLLQFPAAMRWASLAAALAVAVGVGMIAYEHEPRQQLATFSVPQEKANPAASSTATQADENMKSDRLQSPLGKSEAPTPLNEPAKPVSRNAEMRRDRVLAKKQAGTGGIIAAIASTQPFASDNKEKDKYELRAKTLPSAPEAQPGFADARAAEADLVPAPAAPLSRNASVSAEATSSDSHNNVAGAKQKPLVRAGNVSEALVGTALVEAQASPVEMQSPPAKGMNVLAASGSTAKARRAYGMFAFVHWTISAAGKLQRRAVDGTLTIVEPVRGAIIRAVAAEGIEVWAGGSQSPPSPKSVHPHSLLFHSSDAGETWSTIDGPWQGSIERVNLAGLNSLTVVTTDGTWNTGDGGKSWSKP
- a CDS encoding sigma-70 family RNA polymerase sigma factor: MPVVQSSRAEAATPAPIEARLAADLFERSGGSAYGLSLKQFVLVLENVVSRTDGVSGSSAQRIGVFLLALKLDELALAHGCAAGNQHAWDVFLTRYRESIYQSARSITRNEATGRELADSLYAELYGLGPAEDRRSKLALYSGRGSLAGWLRMVLAQSYINQIRTGKRLVSIEEEEEEHGRQFPAAPAESIAPMDSRLKDATDEVLAALSAEERFLFSSYFLDGRRLAEIGRTLGVHESTISRKMEKLLAEVRRRIRKGLERRGMSRRQADEALETDVRDLELDVAARLRPPAENSP
- a CDS encoding DUF6569 family protein produces the protein MSRFKFSRFGLGVLVVTLACSSLIWGGMASPGYKVLNPISHGNLTIFPVVTSTTHDTSGFITLDEGIRSGEVVVTEAGSTGGLIRGPHRRIPVSSARVNSLVLVNNSKRPLILLAGEIVTGGKQDRVVAKDRVIPAESDPVDLGVFCVEPGRWTETSVQFSTMKSQMAQPSVRSKAMVAKDQQQVWNSVGEANAGVMGALTRSEAGTPGPPPPPPSSYAKTFDDERVRKAIADQAAPVEQSYSSSIRQLRDQHAVGVVVAVGGRIIWADLFASTALLEKYWPKLVRSYAAEAITTQRGPQTVSVAEAQQFLDRTEGNRQVIESEPGIYRQSETIASNFKLFTLASLLPGTGFDLHISKIADANAYAPEMGKLQ